GCAGCAGTTGATACCAGAGGCGTGACTTTAGATAGTGATAAAGACGGAATTCCAGATCATTTGGATGCGGAACCGTATTCTCCTCCAGGTTTTGGTGTAAATGACAAAGGAATTGCCAACGTTCCACCAACTATTAATGAAGGAGATGTTCGAAATATACTCGACAAGAGATTGGGTATACCGCCCGGCACCAAAGACGGCGATGCAGCAAAAGCTTTGTTGAGCAATGTAGAGTGGTTCTTGCCAATGGTGCACTTCAATTTAGACGAATATTGTATACTTGAAAAATATGCGCCTCAGTTTGCCAGCGTTGCCCAGGTCATGAAAACACATCCAGGTTTGAAGATCACTGTCCATGGACATACTGATATCAGGCATTCAAATGCATACAACAAGGTATTATCCTACAATCGAGCGAAAGAAGCCATAGATTATATGGTCAATACCTATGGTATTTCACGGGATCGTTTTATTTTGATGTATGGCGGTGAAGAACATCCATTGGGCGGACATCAGTCCAACCACCTCATCAACCGCAGAGCAGAGTTCAGAGTTGCTTCTCCCGATGATAAAGAAATGGAAAAACCAACAGGACCTAATGCTGGTGAATGCCACAAAAAGCGTGGACGCAAACTTACCGTGCCTGTTCAGAAAGAATCAGGAACCCAGAAATAAAATAAGAATTAAGAAATTATCGGGTATTTTTTGTTAATTTGGGATGGCCTGATTGGATTGGGAATCAATTCCCTTTTTAGTTTTTCCAGTAGCCTTAATATTTGTTTGAAATCACAACAACATACTCACGGGTTGTTCGAGCAAGTTTTTCAAACTTTGTAAAAATTTAGCTCCGGTTGCTCCATCAACGGCGCGGTGATCGCAAGACAAAGTCATCTTCATGCGATGTGAAATGACCAGCT
The genomic region above belongs to Saprospiraceae bacterium and contains:
- a CDS encoding OmpA family protein, which codes for MSDIADLKQRPIYDPTDSDNDGIIDLLDQENETPAGAAVDTRGVTLDSDKDGIPDHLDAEPYSPPGFGVNDKGIANVPPTINEGDVRNILDKRLGIPPGTKDGDAAKALLSNVEWFLPMVHFNLDEYCILEKYAPQFASVAQVMKTHPGLKITVHGHTDIRHSNAYNKVLSYNRAKEAIDYMVNTYGISRDRFILMYGGEEHPLGGHQSNHLINRRAEFRVASPDDKEMEKPTGPNAGECHKKRGRKLTVPVQKESGTQK